A genomic region of Oryza glaberrima chromosome 1, OglaRS2, whole genome shotgun sequence contains the following coding sequences:
- the LOC127782212 gene encoding RNA-binding KH domain-containing protein RCF3-like isoform X1 translates to MAYKRKSPVSSPLLLRQLAAEQGRGADLHLASRGGEGILAGEDMASRSTPSKRPFQKNSSEQNGRGKWQKTKHNSSQQPQLIVQPGVPIFRILCPTSKSGNVIGKGGGIIAKIRQETGVKIRVDEVVPGCDERVIVITAIDKDREVSHVQTKDNDGGVACSVDGSHGMEKDHTKEEKDESNKEMDDSEKGLGKEEKDDLEKDHDKEDRDESGKDNDKKADDSSVAKDTNSEPEAQLELEKGMPLAVKAILLVFDRIFVNEMENGTGDASGERNHVSLRLLVLDSQVGWLLGKNGSVIKQMSTDSCCEIRVSKDKLPLCALPRDELCQITGELDSVRKGLNTVAQLLFTHPPKESDVPGAHNSGSSRSFFNQPDVLPPGMQPNLHLPFQGPNVAHLPNFPEALMHGHGPVPPEPLTFRLLCSSDKVGGIIGKGGNNIKSIQNDTGCEIKVLDTVPKSEDRIVFISGPAHPGDGISPAQNAILHVQRKIVPTSNTKEGPAICRLIVSPNQVGCLLGKGGSIIAEMRKLSGAHIIVLSKDKIPKGVPENDEVVQISGASEAIQEALMQITARLRNHLFRDRMASTVPNVQPPFGLVDPQFGPYAGNHDSISPRIFPNVPQFHKDFIGRPLDEMSAPWTMKGMQVVGDPISLPDIPGMAHRGMGGFPGPGQPSIVSTITADVMVPKLVLPSLCGEDGGCLNRIREFSGAKITVADPMGNAMDTAILISGTPDQMHAARSLIQAFVLSEPLAP, encoded by the exons ATGGCGTATAAAAGAAAATCTCCCGTCTCGTCTCCTCTGCTCTTGCGCCAACTTGCGGCTGAACAGGGGAGGGGCGCCGACCTCCATCTGGcgagcaggggaggggaggggattctg GCAGGGGAAGACATGGCTTCACGCTCGACGCCTTCGAAGAGGCCGTTTCAAAAGAATTCTTCAGAGCAAAATGGTCGGGGCAAGTGGCAGAAAACAAAGCACAATTCTTCGCAGCAGCCTCAACTGATAGTGCAACCTGGCGTTCCTATTTTCCGCATTCTCTGCCCTACTTCAAAATCTGGGAATGTCATTGGCAAGGGTGGAGGCATCATTGCAAAGATAAGGCAAGAGACTGGAGTAAAAATCAGGGTTGATGAAGTTGTCCCTGGTTGTGACGAGAGGGTTATTGTGATAACTGCCATTGATAAGGACAGAGAAGTTAGTCATGTGCAAACTAAGGACAACGACGGAGGTGTGGCTTGTTCTGTTGATGGCAGCCATGGAATGGAGAAGGACCACACTaaggaagaaaaggatgaaAGTAACAAAGAAATGGATGATTCAGAGAAAGGCCTTGGTaaggaagaaaaggatgatTTAGAAAAAGATCATGATAAGGAGGACAGGGATGAGTCAGGGAAAGACAATGATAAGAAAGCAGATGATTCCTCTGTTGCAAAAGATACAAATTCTGAGCCAGAGGCGCagctggagctggagaaggGAATGCCATTAGCCGTGAAGGCCATTTTGCTTGTATTTGACCGGATTTTTGTAAATGAAATGGAAAATGGAACAGGAGATGCATCTGGTGAGAGAAATCATGTTTCATTGAGATTATTGGTGCTAGACAGCCAAGTAGGTTGGCTTTTGGGAAAGAATGGTAGTGTGATTAAGCAAATGTCTACTGACAGCTGTTGTGAAATTCGAGTTTCAAAGGACAAGCTTCCATTGTGTGCTTTACCTCGAGATGAACTTTGCCAG ATCACTGGAGAGCTCGACTCAGTCAGGAAAGGTCTGAATACAGTTGCTCAGTTGCTATTTACTCATCCTCCTAAGGAGAGTGATGTTCCTGGTGCTCATAATTCTGGTTCATCTCGTTCATTCTTCAATCAACCAGATGTTCTTCCTCCAGGAATGCAACCTAATCTCCATCTCCCTTTTCAAGGGCCAAATGTTGCTCATCTTCCCAATTTTCCTGAAGCTCTAATGCATGGCCATGGCCCAGTCCCACCTGAACCCCTTACTTTTAGGTTGTTATGCTCAAGTGACAAGGTTGGAGGTATAATAGGGAAGGGTGGAAACAATATCAAGTCTATTCAGAATGATACAGGCTGTGAAATAAAGGTTCTTGATACTGTTCCAAAATCTGAAGATCGCATCGTATTTATCTCAGGACCTGCG CATCCGGGTGATGGAATTTCCCCTGCACAGAATGCAATTCTGCATGTGCAGCGTAAAATTGTACCGACCTCCAACACCAAGGAGGGTCCTGCGATATGTAGGCTGATTGTTTCACCGAACCAAGTTGGTTGCCTTCTTGGCAAAGGTGGTAGTATCATAGCTGAAATGAGGAAGCTATCAGGAGCACATATTATAGTGCTGAGCAAAGACAAGATCCCAAAGGGTGTCCCAGAAAATGATGAAGTTGTTCAG ATTAGTGGGGCCTCTGAAGCTATTCAGGAAGCTCTAATGCAGATAACTGCAAGACTGCGGAACCATCTTTTCCGGGACAGAATGGCTTCAACAGTCCCTAATGTGCAGCCACCTTTTGGTTTGGTGGATCCTCAGTTTGGTCCATATGCGGGAAACCATGATTCTATATCTCCTAGGATTTTTCCTAATGTGCCTCAGTTTCATAAAGATTTTATAGGACGACCATTGGATGAGATGTCTGCTCCTTGGACCATGAAG GGCATGCAGGTTGTTGGTGATCCAATTTCATTGCCTGATATCCCAGGAATGGCGCATAGAGGAATGGGTGGATTTCCTgg GCCTGGTCAGCCATCTATCGTATCAACCATAACTGCAGATGTCATGGTCCCAAAATTAGTTTTACCTTCTCTATGTGGGGAAGATGGAGGCTGTTTAAACAGAATTCGTGAG TTTTCAGGGGCTAAGATAACAGTCGCAGATCCGATGGGTAATGCAATGGACACTGCTATTTTGATATCCGGCACACCAGACCAGATGCATGCAGCCCGAAGTCTTATTCAAGCATTTGTCCTAAGTGAACCACTAGCCCCCTGA
- the LOC127782212 gene encoding RNA-binding KH domain-containing protein RCF3-like isoform X2, producing the protein MASRSTPSKRPFQKNSSEQNGRGKWQKTKHNSSQQPQLIVQPGVPIFRILCPTSKSGNVIGKGGGIIAKIRQETGVKIRVDEVVPGCDERVIVITAIDKDREVSHVQTKDNDGGVACSVDGSHGMEKDHTKEEKDESNKEMDDSEKGLGKEEKDDLEKDHDKEDRDESGKDNDKKADDSSVAKDTNSEPEAQLELEKGMPLAVKAILLVFDRIFVNEMENGTGDASGERNHVSLRLLVLDSQVGWLLGKNGSVIKQMSTDSCCEIRVSKDKLPLCALPRDELCQITGELDSVRKGLNTVAQLLFTHPPKESDVPGAHNSGSSRSFFNQPDVLPPGMQPNLHLPFQGPNVAHLPNFPEALMHGHGPVPPEPLTFRLLCSSDKVGGIIGKGGNNIKSIQNDTGCEIKVLDTVPKSEDRIVFISGPAHPGDGISPAQNAILHVQRKIVPTSNTKEGPAICRLIVSPNQVGCLLGKGGSIIAEMRKLSGAHIIVLSKDKIPKGVPENDEVVQISGASEAIQEALMQITARLRNHLFRDRMASTVPNVQPPFGLVDPQFGPYAGNHDSISPRIFPNVPQFHKDFIGRPLDEMSAPWTMKGMQVVGDPISLPDIPGMAHRGMGGFPGPGQPSIVSTITADVMVPKLVLPSLCGEDGGCLNRIREFSGAKITVADPMGNAMDTAILISGTPDQMHAARSLIQAFVLSEPLAP; encoded by the exons ATGGCTTCACGCTCGACGCCTTCGAAGAGGCCGTTTCAAAAGAATTCTTCAGAGCAAAATGGTCGGGGCAAGTGGCAGAAAACAAAGCACAATTCTTCGCAGCAGCCTCAACTGATAGTGCAACCTGGCGTTCCTATTTTCCGCATTCTCTGCCCTACTTCAAAATCTGGGAATGTCATTGGCAAGGGTGGAGGCATCATTGCAAAGATAAGGCAAGAGACTGGAGTAAAAATCAGGGTTGATGAAGTTGTCCCTGGTTGTGACGAGAGGGTTATTGTGATAACTGCCATTGATAAGGACAGAGAAGTTAGTCATGTGCAAACTAAGGACAACGACGGAGGTGTGGCTTGTTCTGTTGATGGCAGCCATGGAATGGAGAAGGACCACACTaaggaagaaaaggatgaaAGTAACAAAGAAATGGATGATTCAGAGAAAGGCCTTGGTaaggaagaaaaggatgatTTAGAAAAAGATCATGATAAGGAGGACAGGGATGAGTCAGGGAAAGACAATGATAAGAAAGCAGATGATTCCTCTGTTGCAAAAGATACAAATTCTGAGCCAGAGGCGCagctggagctggagaaggGAATGCCATTAGCCGTGAAGGCCATTTTGCTTGTATTTGACCGGATTTTTGTAAATGAAATGGAAAATGGAACAGGAGATGCATCTGGTGAGAGAAATCATGTTTCATTGAGATTATTGGTGCTAGACAGCCAAGTAGGTTGGCTTTTGGGAAAGAATGGTAGTGTGATTAAGCAAATGTCTACTGACAGCTGTTGTGAAATTCGAGTTTCAAAGGACAAGCTTCCATTGTGTGCTTTACCTCGAGATGAACTTTGCCAG ATCACTGGAGAGCTCGACTCAGTCAGGAAAGGTCTGAATACAGTTGCTCAGTTGCTATTTACTCATCCTCCTAAGGAGAGTGATGTTCCTGGTGCTCATAATTCTGGTTCATCTCGTTCATTCTTCAATCAACCAGATGTTCTTCCTCCAGGAATGCAACCTAATCTCCATCTCCCTTTTCAAGGGCCAAATGTTGCTCATCTTCCCAATTTTCCTGAAGCTCTAATGCATGGCCATGGCCCAGTCCCACCTGAACCCCTTACTTTTAGGTTGTTATGCTCAAGTGACAAGGTTGGAGGTATAATAGGGAAGGGTGGAAACAATATCAAGTCTATTCAGAATGATACAGGCTGTGAAATAAAGGTTCTTGATACTGTTCCAAAATCTGAAGATCGCATCGTATTTATCTCAGGACCTGCG CATCCGGGTGATGGAATTTCCCCTGCACAGAATGCAATTCTGCATGTGCAGCGTAAAATTGTACCGACCTCCAACACCAAGGAGGGTCCTGCGATATGTAGGCTGATTGTTTCACCGAACCAAGTTGGTTGCCTTCTTGGCAAAGGTGGTAGTATCATAGCTGAAATGAGGAAGCTATCAGGAGCACATATTATAGTGCTGAGCAAAGACAAGATCCCAAAGGGTGTCCCAGAAAATGATGAAGTTGTTCAG ATTAGTGGGGCCTCTGAAGCTATTCAGGAAGCTCTAATGCAGATAACTGCAAGACTGCGGAACCATCTTTTCCGGGACAGAATGGCTTCAACAGTCCCTAATGTGCAGCCACCTTTTGGTTTGGTGGATCCTCAGTTTGGTCCATATGCGGGAAACCATGATTCTATATCTCCTAGGATTTTTCCTAATGTGCCTCAGTTTCATAAAGATTTTATAGGACGACCATTGGATGAGATGTCTGCTCCTTGGACCATGAAG GGCATGCAGGTTGTTGGTGATCCAATTTCATTGCCTGATATCCCAGGAATGGCGCATAGAGGAATGGGTGGATTTCCTgg GCCTGGTCAGCCATCTATCGTATCAACCATAACTGCAGATGTCATGGTCCCAAAATTAGTTTTACCTTCTCTATGTGGGGAAGATGGAGGCTGTTTAAACAGAATTCGTGAG TTTTCAGGGGCTAAGATAACAGTCGCAGATCCGATGGGTAATGCAATGGACACTGCTATTTTGATATCCGGCACACCAGACCAGATGCATGCAGCCCGAAGTCTTATTCAAGCATTTGTCCTAAGTGAACCACTAGCCCCCTGA